In Prosthecochloris sp. GSB1, the following proteins share a genomic window:
- a CDS encoding KdsC family phosphatase: MAEFDQGKFLERAKHIRLVLSDNDGVLTDNGVYYSERGEAFKRYSIRDGMGVERLAAVGVRTGIMTGEISPSLAKRAEKLKIDLLYLGVKDKLARLQDVLDDTGLEMNELAYIGDDVNDAGIMEAIASRGLTACPGDATAFVRPLSHYICSATGGNGAFREFAEKLISLRSD, encoded by the coding sequence ATGGCTGAATTCGATCAGGGCAAGTTTCTCGAGAGGGCGAAACATATTCGTCTCGTTCTCAGCGACAATGACGGTGTTTTGACCGATAACGGCGTCTATTATTCAGAACGGGGCGAAGCCTTCAAACGCTATTCTATTCGCGACGGAATGGGTGTGGAGCGTCTCGCCGCTGTCGGCGTCCGGACAGGGATCATGACCGGCGAAATTTCTCCCAGCCTCGCGAAACGGGCCGAAAAGCTGAAGATCGATCTGCTCTACCTTGGCGTAAAGGACAAGCTGGCCAGGTTGCAGGACGTTCTCGACGATACCGGGCTCGAAATGAACGAACTTGCCTACATCGGAGACGACGTCAATGACGCAGGGATAATGGAGGCCATCGCGTCGCGAGGGCTGACGGCTTGTCCGGGCGACGCGACGGCCTTCGTGCGGCCCCTTTCACATTATATCTGTTCGGCCACAGGCGGCAACGGAGCGTTTCGCGAGTTTGCCGAAAAACTTATTTCTCTCAGGAGCGACTGA
- a CDS encoding VIT1/CCC1 transporter family protein, translated as MKRQGYIDPETALVFQKNEITEHHIYRRLAERSTGVRNRRVLAQIADDELRHYTLWKSYTRQDVGPDRLKVAFFSAVCSLLGLTFGIKLMEKGEKAAYDVYRRLPPSFQDAEKIVQDEEEHEDALIAMLDEERLKYTGSVVLGLNDALVELMGVLVGLTFALQDSRFVALTGIITGFAAALSMAASEYLSTRAEQQSKNPFKAALYTGIAYITTVVLLVTPYLVLSSLYAALATAFLVSICIIGVFNFYVSVAQDLPFRSRFLEMAGLSLGVAVLSFLAGMVVRAVFGVG; from the coding sequence GTGAAGCGGCAGGGATACATCGATCCTGAAACGGCGCTTGTTTTCCAGAAGAACGAGATCACCGAACATCATATCTACAGGCGCCTGGCGGAAAGATCGACCGGGGTGAGGAACCGCCGGGTTCTCGCCCAGATCGCCGATGACGAACTGCGTCACTACACGCTATGGAAAAGTTATACCCGCCAGGACGTTGGGCCTGACAGACTGAAGGTCGCTTTTTTTTCGGCGGTATGCTCGCTGCTCGGGCTGACGTTCGGCATCAAGCTCATGGAGAAAGGAGAGAAAGCCGCCTACGACGTGTATCGCCGTCTTCCTCCGTCGTTTCAGGACGCTGAAAAGATCGTTCAGGACGAGGAAGAGCACGAGGATGCCCTGATCGCCATGCTCGATGAAGAGCGCCTGAAGTATACCGGATCCGTGGTGCTCGGCCTGAACGACGCTCTTGTCGAGCTGATGGGAGTGCTCGTCGGATTGACCTTCGCGCTGCAGGATTCGAGGTTCGTCGCCTTGACCGGCATCATCACCGGATTTGCCGCCGCGCTTTCCATGGCCGCGTCGGAGTATCTTTCGACCAGGGCGGAGCAGCAGTCGAAAAACCCTTTCAAGGCGGCTCTCTATACGGGTATCGCCTATATCACGACAGTTGTGCTGCTCGTGACGCCCTATCTCGTGCTTTCGTCCCTCTATGCGGCGCTGGCGACGGCTTTTCTGGTATCGATCTGTATCATCGGCGTTTTCAATTTCTATGTTTCGGTCGCGCAGGATCTGCCGTTCAGAAGCAGATTTCTCGAAATGGCCGGCTTGAGTTTAGGTGTCGCCGTGTTGAGTTTCCTTGCGGGTATGGTGGTGCGGGCCGTTTTCGGGGTCGGATGA
- a CDS encoding anaerobic ribonucleoside-triphosphate reductase activating protein yields MRRFRGGNVTVPKFPVGGVLKTSMNDFPGRISTVVFSRGCNFRCVYCHNPELAAPERHASTEDVSHERLFEWLRLNRTLLDAVVVTGGEPTLHRSLPDFLGRIRKLGFEVKLDTNGTNPLMLEALLKDGLVDYIAMDIKALPDREAYAKVCGVTITEKMLARVLRSLRLLHETQVACEVRTTLLRPFHDESDIAALAGMVGVPFFLQQFDPEKTLEPFPGKPFEREEVEKIIAGIEPKAGSLCLR; encoded by the coding sequence GTGCGGCGTTTCCGGGGAGGTAACGTGACCGTGCCAAAGTTTCCCGTGGGAGGGGTTCTTAAAACGAGCATGAACGATTTTCCCGGACGAATCTCGACGGTTGTCTTTTCTCGGGGATGCAATTTCCGCTGCGTTTACTGTCACAATCCCGAGCTGGCGGCGCCAGAACGCCATGCATCCACGGAGGATGTTTCGCATGAGCGTCTATTCGAATGGCTGCGGCTGAACCGCACGCTTCTGGACGCGGTGGTCGTTACCGGTGGAGAGCCTACCCTTCACCGTTCGCTGCCGGATTTCCTGGGCAGGATCAGAAAGCTCGGATTCGAGGTGAAGCTCGATACCAATGGCACCAATCCCCTGATGCTGGAAGCTCTTTTGAAAGACGGGCTCGTGGATTATATCGCCATGGATATCAAGGCGTTGCCCGACAGGGAAGCGTACGCAAAGGTCTGTGGCGTGACGATTACTGAAAAGATGCTTGCAAGGGTGTTGCGTTCGCTGAGGCTTTTGCATGAAACACAGGTCGCCTGCGAGGTGCGGACGACGTTGCTCCGGCCGTTTCACGATGAGTCGGATATCGCTGCGCTTGCGGGGATGGTCGGTGTGCCGTTTTTTCTGCAGCAATTTGATCCGGAAAAAACGCTCGAACCTTTTCCCGGAAAGCCGTTCGAACGAGAGGAAGTAGAAAAAATTATCGCCGGTATAGAACCAAAAGCAGGGAGTCTTTGTTTAAGATAG
- the modD gene encoding ModD protein — protein sequence MHFTASITEIEALVREDVPYLDLTSSLLDLSPIDAEIHFTPKEPLTVCGSEEAEKIFSVLGGETELLLKSGQKAEAGETVLKARGSAELLHKGWKVSQNILEHFSAIATRTRAMVDNASSGGRRVEVCGTRKHLPGIKRLSLKALVAGGGYPHRLGLSDSVLIFSNHYELLGSFEVLCDRLASIKSKCPEKKVAVEVETLENARLAARSGADVIQVDKLDPASVSAIVAEVRSIDSRIVVAAAGGVNASNAAAYADAGADVLVSSWMYFGKPADYKVVIRNREGLKKNLP from the coding sequence GTGCATTTCACGGCCAGCATCACGGAAATCGAGGCTCTTGTCAGGGAAGACGTTCCCTATCTCGATCTCACCAGCTCCCTTCTCGACCTTTCCCCGATAGACGCTGAAATCCATTTCACTCCGAAGGAACCCCTGACCGTCTGCGGGAGTGAGGAAGCGGAAAAAATTTTCTCCGTGCTCGGAGGGGAAACGGAACTCCTGCTGAAAAGCGGACAGAAAGCGGAGGCGGGAGAAACGGTTCTGAAAGCCCGGGGCAGCGCGGAACTGCTCCATAAGGGGTGGAAAGTATCACAGAACATTCTTGAGCATTTCTCGGCGATCGCCACCAGAACCCGAGCCATGGTCGATAACGCCTCATCCGGGGGAAGGCGCGTCGAAGTGTGCGGCACAAGAAAGCACCTGCCGGGAATCAAGCGTCTCTCGCTGAAAGCTCTCGTTGCCGGGGGCGGTTATCCCCACAGACTCGGCCTCTCCGATTCCGTCCTGATCTTTTCGAACCATTACGAACTTCTCGGAAGTTTCGAGGTTCTCTGCGACAGGCTTGCCTCCATCAAATCGAAATGCCCGGAAAAAAAAGTCGCCGTGGAAGTTGAAACGCTTGAAAACGCCCGTCTCGCCGCCCGTTCGGGAGCGGACGTCATCCAGGTCGACAAGCTCGACCCGGCGTCCGTTTCAGCTATCGTCGCGGAAGTCCGTAGCATCGACAGCCGAATCGTCGTCGCCGCCGCCGGCGGCGTCAACGCATCGAACGCGGCAGCGTACGCCGACGCAGGCGCTGACGTCCTGGTCAGTTCATGGATGTATTTCGGCAAACCCGCCGACTACAAGGTCGTAATAAGAAACAGGGAAGGGCTCAAAAAAAACCTGCCCTGA
- the htpG gene encoding molecular chaperone HtpG, with product MSDNKKTQVQEFEYKAEMKQLLHLIVHSLYTHPEIFLRELISNAADALSKVRFRQLTQSGPTENGDGELKVSITLDEENRRFVIEDNGVGMSEEELIANLGTVAKSGTLGFLQAMKERQQGEAGMDANLIGQFGVGFYSVFMVTEEVTVETKADGTDGCRWKSSGEGTYSIEKIERESRGTSISFTLREESKEFAESFRVENIIRKYSNFVDFPIYLDNKRINSVAALWQKPKSEVTEEELNEFYKFVSVDYQEPLSHLLLSLEGVVSFKALLFLPKEAPVDMLYQQGALEKHGPQLYVKKVMIQHECKELLPEYLRFVTGVVDTEDLPLNVSREVVQNSPVMAKIRQILTTKIIAWFESLAQEEPETFRRFYKAFGPVIKIGLNTDFTNREKLIELLRFESTATEDGEYVTLKEYVARMGEEQKEVYYLSGDNRRQLLSHPNLEYFRKKGIEVLLLVDPVDVFVIPSIGEYDGKPLKSIEKADIDFSKGDGEEDEALGSSLMEPVIRIFRETLGESVEDVVASHRLVNSPVTLVGSKDAMDSQVEKMLRMMNRDMASGKKILEVNPSHRVIKNLAGLCVLDENNPIIRTTMRQLFDGAQLLEGGLEDTADFVSRMTEIIEAATKSGKS from the coding sequence ATGAGCGACAACAAAAAAACACAAGTCCAGGAATTCGAATACAAAGCCGAGATGAAGCAACTGCTCCATCTTATCGTTCATTCCCTTTATACGCACCCGGAGATTTTTCTTCGCGAGTTGATTTCAAACGCTGCCGACGCTCTGAGCAAGGTGCGTTTCAGGCAACTGACGCAGAGCGGGCCGACGGAGAACGGGGACGGTGAACTGAAGGTTTCGATCACCCTCGACGAGGAGAATCGGCGTTTCGTTATCGAGGATAACGGCGTGGGCATGAGCGAGGAAGAACTGATCGCCAACCTCGGCACCGTGGCAAAATCGGGCACGCTGGGTTTTCTGCAGGCAATGAAGGAACGGCAGCAGGGCGAGGCCGGTATGGATGCGAATCTCATAGGCCAGTTCGGGGTCGGTTTTTACTCCGTGTTCATGGTGACCGAGGAAGTGACCGTTGAAACGAAGGCTGACGGGACCGACGGATGCCGATGGAAATCCTCCGGGGAAGGCACTTACTCGATCGAGAAAATCGAGAGGGAAAGCAGGGGGACGAGCATATCGTTCACCCTTCGCGAGGAATCGAAGGAGTTCGCGGAGTCCTTCCGTGTCGAGAATATCATCCGCAAGTATTCGAATTTTGTCGATTTCCCCATCTATCTCGACAATAAAAGGATCAACAGCGTGGCCGCGCTCTGGCAAAAGCCCAAGAGCGAGGTGACGGAGGAGGAGTTGAACGAGTTCTACAAGTTCGTTTCTGTCGATTACCAGGAGCCGCTCTCCCATCTTCTCCTTTCGCTCGAAGGCGTCGTGAGTTTCAAGGCGCTTCTTTTCCTGCCGAAAGAGGCTCCCGTCGACATGCTCTACCAGCAAGGCGCACTTGAAAAACACGGGCCTCAACTCTATGTGAAGAAGGTTATGATTCAGCACGAATGCAAAGAGTTGCTCCCCGAGTACCTCCGCTTCGTAACCGGCGTGGTCGACACGGAAGACCTGCCGCTGAACGTATCAAGAGAGGTCGTGCAGAACAGCCCGGTCATGGCGAAGATTCGCCAGATTCTGACGACGAAGATCATCGCATGGTTCGAAAGCCTTGCGCAGGAAGAGCCAGAAACTTTCCGGAGGTTCTACAAGGCGTTCGGTCCCGTTATAAAGATCGGCCTCAACACCGATTTCACGAACCGCGAAAAACTCATCGAACTGCTTCGCTTCGAGAGCACTGCGACGGAGGACGGCGAGTACGTGACGCTGAAGGAGTATGTTGCCCGGATGGGCGAGGAACAGAAAGAGGTCTACTATCTTTCTGGCGACAACCGGCGTCAGCTTCTGTCGCACCCGAACCTTGAGTATTTCCGGAAAAAAGGCATCGAGGTTTTGCTGCTCGTCGATCCCGTCGATGTGTTCGTCATTCCCTCGATCGGCGAATACGACGGCAAACCCCTGAAATCCATCGAAAAGGCGGACATCGATTTCTCAAAAGGCGACGGAGAGGAGGACGAGGCTCTCGGCAGTTCCCTGATGGAGCCCGTTATCAGGATTTTCCGCGAAACGCTCGGCGAGAGCGTCGAGGACGTCGTTGCATCGCACCGGCTTGTCAACTCCCCGGTTACGCTGGTCGGATCGAAGGACGCGATGGATTCCCAGGTTGAAAAAATGCTGCGGATGATGAACCGGGACATGGCCTCGGGAAAAAAAATCCTCGAGGTCAATCCTTCTCATCGGGTGATAAAGAATCTCGCAGGCCTCTGCGTGCTCGACGAGAACAATCCGATAATCCGGACCACGATGCGCCAACTTTTCGATGGAGCGCAACTTCTCGAAGGCGGACTGGAGGATACGGCCGATTTCGTTTCCCGCATGACGGAGATAATCGAGGCTGCAACGAAATCCGGGAAATCATGA